In the genome of Lactuca sativa cultivar Salinas chromosome 3, Lsat_Salinas_v11, whole genome shotgun sequence, the window TCCTTTTCCACGCTGGATTGCCCTTGTGTTCGACAAATTCTTCGCTCCTGAATACTTTTCTCACTCTGGGAATCCAATTCAATGCCCTCGAATGTCAGTTCGTATGTATCAGGATGATCATTTGGATACTGACATTGGAATCTCAgataggatgagagaatggattgcgaATCCATACACTGTGCCCTCTCTCACCGTTGACACTGATGAAGGAGGTGCTGATGCTGATCAAGAGGTGGACCATCATGATGGCGGACACTTCTCCCCTCAACTTTCTCATCACATCGCCTCAGATACTGGCAAAGTCTCCTCAGCACCACATGATTTCAtgcctcagggggagcatccacctcagggggagcatccatctcagggggagcatccctcacaaggggagcatcagtctcagggggagcatccgtcACCAGCAGCTCATCACTTCTCTCCAAGGATGCCTCCTAGCTCTCCAGTTGCCCCAGGTTCCTCAATGGTTCAACTTCCGGCTTCAGCATTTTCAGAACTGATGTCACTAACTCGGGACATCAGTCAGCGTCTGCTTCGAATTGAGGCTGATGTTCAACAAATCAAGGAGGTACTCTTACTTACTCCTCCCTCTAGTCCTAaatctgatgatgctcaaaaagggggagatactgatgatgatgctgaCGCTGATGATCATGCTAATGGTGAACCAAATGATCATGCTGGTGATGAACCAAGCACtcatgctgatggtgaaccaaaCACAGAACCTGTCATTCGTGACTCTGATTTTGCAGGGCCTAATAGTCCAGCAGCTACTAAAAAGTATGTGGAAGACAGTGAGCATGATGAAGAGCATGATGAAGctgatgatgaatgtcaaattcttgacatGAATTTTATTGATCCTCTCATTCCAGTTCAGCAAGAAAGCTCAGATGACCTTGAAGAATCGCATCCTATTTTAGCCAATCCTGTTGCTGATCCAATCATTCCGGTCCAAGGAGAGGATTCAGACGTTGCAagtgaagaatctcatccgcTGTCTCGAAAGCGGAAGGCAGCAGATACTGACTTGGATCAGTCTCAAACTGATAATTCTTCGTCTGTGAAGAAACCCAAATCCATTGTCAGCATTTCAAACCTTGCCtctgaatggaacatgtcccctgaccaagtcaagcaaattcttgatgaagccaatcaagctcagcttctaaagaacattgctcaagctgatgaatctcttaTTCAGCACAAACTTCAGGCCAAGGGATCGTTTGAAGCTCAGATGTAGAAGTTCCTGGAGTTTCAGTCTAAGGCTCAGTCTTCTCAACCTCCTTCTGGCTCTAGTAAGCCTAAGGCTGACAGTGTTCTTAaccggattgatcgaaagagatttgaagatgtttttAATCGACGAATATGTGGAGACAAGATCATCAAAGTCAAGGCTTCTAAACCTCGAAGCGAGAAAATCCTTAcgttgctgatcactcgtcaaggttCTCAGCACTCTTATACTGAAGTTGTCAAAAGGGATGAGCTGATCAGATATGGGTATTCGGAATGGATGGAACTGCTCGatctagcatccaagcaaacctcagctcatTCCTCCGAACTGACTTGTgctcttcatctgctgatcaaAAAGGTTCAGCATCtggatcttgttcctaaagaacgtCCTCAGCATCCAGGCCAAAGGTCGTCAGTTCCTAGATCTCGAAGGACCAAGTTTCAtgttgatggtgaagatgtattggttctagacttcggtgctgGTGTGATTAATAACTCTCTTCCTCTCGGTGTTGATCCGGTTCAGCATCAATTCATCTCAGCTCCTGAACACGGGATGTACTACCTTGATAAAAACAGGAGGATGTGCTTTCAGCGCACTACTGAGATCCCAAAAGCTCCAAccactcaccttgttggcttaaggcaaatgtgcatgagtcatcaagatttatccggagaatttcacattcttattgccatggagctgctgaacagaagacaggagttgctggacagtccttactggcccgttaaaattgaagctgaagctgagtatgaagaattcctTTCTAGGGGtgtcttaatttagtttgttttgaacatcatcatattgggggagattgaaaggtcaagccttaaaatatgataatgtttaaaacagactcagtGTCAGCACGTAGCTCAGCATCAGCACTAGCACGTCGGAAgttcagtttgtaatagtttagtcttttcagtacgttgtaacaaatcttgtatttatcctgtttccttagttatcttgatttatagctggcgtatccctgaattgtagggatcgtctagaatagcagtatatattgttttgtataggtttgtgaatggttacgcctttcacaaaccctaatcgtcgctttgtgcacacgataatttctttgtgagattatctttcttagtgaaagtttctCTTCGTGAATCtctcttgttcttatttgtagtcattgtttgatatttcgattgatctaaaggcctcttcatTAACCTTATACatctttgtcttagatagctcatatgtgtgtttaaacaattcagaacttatgttactaagttccaaatgttgaaactaattgccaaatctcataattcgaactatggaaatggatgccgtaaccataatcgaattttgagaatacaattttcacaatcgctatcttcttaaaatctcttttagtgaaagcatttcctcacagtcattttcatgaaggagggaatcttatgacacttagattttatggtgtatgagttcctatccatgtgaatttgccaaaaccaaggtttgcgacaaatccaaactcatatggactgaaatttcttaatcttgatttcttgccttatggtaacacgagtgcccaccatgtcttccaagtagtttagtaacttgtccttacatatcaatgtactttccatcgactaaggctctagtatgcattcaaatgagaactcatagaactcacatacgcaattaactcaattggaatggcacaaaaacaaaataatgtcagcacaataggttgcaaacctcaagtcgtgtgctagtgatgatcgataaggtatattcttgatttgttcttgaaacctttcaagaccattaagactcccactgactccttgacatataagattctcttgtcaagaaacatttcttgacaaagcaaatattcaagagttagtgtagttcttatcaagacaaaacacttcacaaattggtcctagttggtctttgtcttatccaagacatcacaacttaccaatttataatgtgcaagaataagaaaacttttccaaattccacatttgatgagtgttataaacctacttaagacttgtcactcaatgtcacaatcttcgagtatgactctaagacttgatattggaacggagtatgattgactctttgatttaaccatttctacaattctcgattcctcttcttagacatgcaaatgcactaagactcacttagaggatcaattgagatatggttcttaatcattaagacttcatcataaaacacaataaaaggtactctcccttcttcttagaatggagaaacttttatctttctgccttcttgattcttcttattcgttctgctattgattgaaactatttcagttaactcagaattatactcaatcttataagtataaccatatttactaaactttagtaaatcatgatgaatatctttgtcactcttgtggtagacttgatcaacgtacgacctagtgtactcgatctcctagtcctttaattgacactttgtcaaagaattagtctaaatttcccaaatgtgaaagtttttcattcatcatacaatacacgttgcacgattccaagtttctgtccaattgaaacttgggtgatgagaaactctccctatttggtaaacttttgatatgtccacaaataacataattaagaatcaaatccattgttgctaataatagaaacattcaaacatcaattttttcatacatgccatcgcaaggataaataaataagatacaatcaaaattcattttattgtggaaaaaatttgtccttacaatgaaattcaattgaaaaactatgttattacatatttcttaacaatctattctaactccaagtagtagctcaagaatccattcttcaagtaatgcgatcgaaatccatttcttcatgattagattcagctcacttcttccctcaagcttcctctcttttcttcgatcctacaaaacatcaaaatgtaatcttatcacatcatgtattaagaatctagaataggaactcaaaagagttagataatggattttacctgaagcagagccatatgtcttgactctcccatctcttagatctctcaggtagttagggcagtttcgtctccaatgccccttctcttggcaataaaagcaaatggactcctttggcacagcacatcggacaatcacagacttagttctttctgcacttccaatgttgccagtgtctattgaagtttgggagtttgattcaccggacaagtttgcttgaccaacacgccaaatcattgctgattcagcagctataagcaaataggtgagattaatgagggtcacgtcgtgatccatcatatagtactctctaacgaacttactatatgattcaggaagtgactgaagaacccagtcagcagccaactcgcttgaaatctcgacacccaacatgcttaacctatcaatgtgtgacttcatctctaagacgtgtgcacacacaggtttcccatcttcgtgtttacttgccaaaagggcttgagtgagcttgaacttttcaagcctttgaacttgtggttcAGGGAGAaagattggaggaggtggaggaagtgaagcatgactctcatttccttgatcgtatctcggaacgtcatcttcatttggaaagcttgttccaaaggatttgggaagaccattgtaagattcagacatctaaaaaatgggagaaaattcaagttatgttgattagaattcttgatgtaacacccaaatgaaacatcaagctaggatccaacacaatattctacaacctagaaaagggatgccgtaatctagttgcaaaatatttgaaggtaggtaaatggcgatttaccaatttccactatgaaaaacgaaaaggaagattaagttttaaatgaattgaaactcctagatcttttgagattcattgaacttttcaatggcatgtttaatctcgattatgccctactatttgtgactgggatgccgaggatcacaaacaaggtatgattaaccatacgaatcacgtggtgcacccaatgctactatcacctaatcaatgtgccggttagccacacatgctccattgatctaagACAAaaatcgagtcacccttcgctaccaatgtcatccccaaattagtgtgctggttaaccacacacgctccactaacgtttgacaggggtacgaagtgtaattctatggattagcatacaatttcacatttttcctaaagtaactatgatttgggaatttgtataagcgtttagttactttgtacttcattatacttataatgtaaggtttctgtcctatcctacccgttcggctaacgaccctccactagtcaagagtgcggtgggtaagagtggatacccattcaatcgccattttataggcaatttccttaaacaccccttatagaccagcttcgtgaatgaggcctactaacggtaagactaactgtttactcatacatatatataatattagacttttaatgttacatgtagtatagggtgtattttacatttttaaaatactaggtggtttaatttagtaaattatacttttaatttaattaaatgtaaaccaaaactttatgggtttattaaatcacttttaattatacactttaattaattaacaaaaccataagggtgtgatttgaacattttcaaattactagggttttagaagttaacatttcaaaattaaacttttaatcaacttttaaattccaaaacttgagggcaagttttgaaacatttcaaaacattagggatcaaataacaaataattcaaattaaacaattaatttcataattatctatatttgacctaatcttattttagtcattagataattaccaaataactttaaataatccatatttatcaaataaacaaccaatatttaaaagatttgaaattatctattattttggcaaggataaacatataattaagataaaattcgtattttaacttcataaaaaaatttaagcatcaagtccaagtcaaaacaacagctaaatcccgaaataccctctgcctgacgcactgactcgccgagtcaaacctggactcgccgagtagggccaactcgccgagtccagatactgactcgccgagttgagtcgggcagaggcaaaaaactcgatttttagcaaacaaagtagttaagcatcacatacaactgaaaccaatcaaggctctgataccactgatgggttttattcataagaaacaatcctatgtgctcatacaaacccgaatgcttggatctaggtttctctattgtacatgctttgaatccaagactaataaacttagatctaacatattataaagtTAATTAGGgtatatagaattacctttgattgttatatagcaataacaatcaattccttgcttggattggcttcaaaagcttagtgcctcaagtgttgcacctctaatggagtcacaaacaccttatgcaacttggatgaagaggagaagaaaggaggctgccaaaaacgactagaaaccctagagaatcagttgtccacgtttttggggcataaggggtcctttatatacttgtgtgggttgttagggtttcagtcaaaatcctaatggacagcttaaactctaagcagcccatggaaccttctggataaggccatggatgaaaatatgatgggctcccatcataatttcgttcaccccttgttcctttagcattccttagccctataactcaattatccaataattgcagtctagtcccctaaatttaattaatctcttttagccacaaaattaattcttaattaattcttgactaatattaattaaacaatatgatttcccctttaatatagtattctcataatatattaataaatcatatttaaacctctctctccttaattcatcctacatattgctatggtgaaggcaacccaaaaggaccatgctcataatcgggtcaagtacataccaaaatagttatggacttagacactaatccaacaataagctATAATATTCTAGGTTAATATATGTTAGACATGTTACCAGTTATGCCAGAGAGATATCTGTCAATCGTCGGAGAAATTGTTCAGGTGAGTTATCTCACTATGCCATGTACTACAATATATATCCATGATTGTTAGGACATGGAACGAATAGAGTAGAGTTATTAGCATAATTTTTATGTGCTTAAGTGTGAATTGGAAGAGTGGAAAGTATAAATTTGTCTGTATTAGTAGAATCTAAAAGTGCGGTGTCTATATGTGTAATTATTGTGATATTAGACTTAGGTGGGGGTTGATGGTGGAACAGTTAAAGAGGTCAGGAACGTATAGACCCGCATAGATTTAGTTAAGGAATGATGGCGGAACAGTTAAAGAGTCTAGGAGCCTACATGCCCGCGTATTCCAAGATACACATCTTATTTGTAGATCGTGAGTTATTGTTTGTatgcatatatacatattatggtatatggtattttggggaactcactaagcctagcGCTTACCTAGTTCTTCTAAATTTTTTCAGGTACATTATGAGAAGGGCAAGGTTCGACTGTACACATGCGTATTTGCAACATGTTTCTGCATAATGTAATTATAACCTTgatatattttaataatttaaaaatgaaaatttttggttgaaaatcaGGACGtaacaagttagtatcagagcccgaCCTGGTTTGAGTGAACCGGATAAACACTCGTTtgattccagactcaaactaaggatctgagtAATTAACAAATATATcttttcataaaaacaaaaatacaaaaaggaaAGAATGCAATGTATGCAGTCATCCAAAGCTCAGAAAGGAAGGTGATCCCCAAAATATCCATAATTGTTATGCTTGTTGATATATGAAatgttagaaatgcatgctagtatgtaggctagggatctttttTGGAAATTACCAGTTAGAATTGCCCGATACTTAAGATGCTTTATAGTCTAGGAATTTTCTTGTTAATTGTTGCTTAGAATCTATATTAATATGGATTAGTTATTTGATAAATGTGTTAGGTTGCATGCTCCCagaattaaatagttttagattGTTTGATTTGCGATATTGCACAGCTCTCATCTGAGTCTAACTGCCATAGTGTCGAATTTCTCAGTCGACCGACTGTTTGATTTTAGAGGCATGTAATCGTATTTGTCCGATAATTAGTTAATATTACTTAAAGTACTTAGCCAATGGTAAGGATGGGTGGAAGGAATCCTAGAAGGAAAGCCTAGAAAGTTTATTATGTGTTTGATAAGGTATATATTCGTAAGATATGGTGTCGGTAGAGACGCAAGGTCCAAGTGAAGTCTAGGAAAGAAATAATCAGGTCATTAAACTCTGTATGTGTGAAAAGACGTATCAATAGCAGAGTGTAGTGACTTGGAAACCTTAGAGAAATTATTGAATCtggtatggataggtgtggaaggtagtacgatcccgtactaccggaagcacatgatccatacattaataaaaaaaagCCACAAAGTTGCTAAGGAATCAAGAATATTGCTCTTTGAACATGATTTGAAGATTGGTAAGTGCTATTTTTCGACGACGAACTTGCTTCGTTGAttcatttttttctataaaagttAGAGTTTTGTCTATTTTTTTCTGCAAGTACGTCTTCGCTACTCGCTTTTCCACTTGAAGACCCCGCCTTTCTCAATTTATCCCTTCCCGGTGGTCGATGAAATTGGACTTTCGGTGGACCCTCCCCCTCGGTGCCATCGAAGTCATTATTGAGGTCGAGGCCAAAACTCACGTCGGACTCGGAAGTTCTTAGCATTTTGTTGGATTCAGTGGTAGATCCTGAATACACCCCACCCGGATAAAGGACCGATTTTTTACCCTTACAAAAAACTTCCCACGTTTTTGGGTTGCCGAATGGTTTACCATTATTGGTAATTTTGTATTGGTAGCATACGGTTGATAAAATATTGAAATTGTTGCTACCACTTTTTTGCATATTTTTAAGATTGTCAAATATGTCATTAAATTTCGTGGACACCGCTCATAGGTCACACCATTTTGCATTGACCACGTCGTACGTTTGCTCTGTTTCCCTTCCTAATAGTGCATGAAAGTTGTCTAAACACGATTCCAAAAACTTTTACCCGATTGCGCGTTCTCGGTGTTACCGTCTTGCGATATGAAAATCCAAGTTTTCGCTAAAGCTTCCTCCTCATCTTCGCTCCATTGCGTAATTTTTTTTggttcttttcctttttttttttttgccttctTCGAGTTGGTTGTTATGTTTCTTGGACCCGTTTGTCGTCATTGTAGAGGTTTATAGTTTGAGATTGAGATAATGAGACCTGAGATGGTTGTGAAGGTATTGTGTGACATTGTTGTGGTTGAGAAGATTAATTTGGTTTAAAATTGTTGAGAAAGTTGTTGTTGAAAGGCTTGAAATTAAAGTTAATTGAATTGTTGTgatcgttgttgttgttggtagTAGTTTGAGTAGTATGAAAGATTgatgaataaaaaaaattgttgaattGATGAAGTTATCAATTACTATAACTAACATTTGCATATGGATCATTTAGGGTGTTTGATTTGGATCAATAGGTTGAAGAAAAAAagtaagaaaataaaaagaagtcGTGTGTTTTTGTAGTGTGAAATGCATAAAAAATATGTGGTAATTATATATAGTTGTAGTTTGTGTTTTCAAAATtgataattaaataatttttttattacaacGGATACAAAGGAAAAAACAATGAAATATTAGACCGATGTTGCTGTTTGCTTCCTAATGGTCGTCTTCATCCGCTTTCATAGAGATTCAACAGCCAAACCACCAAAGGTTGGGGACGGTGTTCACGCGTCCCTTGGACGCCAAGTCAACTTTCATGCATGAGTTTATACTCCACTCCAAACGGTGTTCACGCGTCCCTTAGACTATCATGTCAAGTTTCATGCATGAGTTTATACTCCAATCTCGATAGCTTTAATATTACAAGTGAGTATATCCCATAAAGAAGCATAACTTCAAGTTCGAGGTGTTTCTTTGTTTGTGAATGGTTTTGGTGCAATTCCTCTTCATGTTCGTGCTATTAATTAAGCTGGCGGCTCCAAGTTACATCGTTCAGGTTTTTGCCCCAGTAAGTTAGGCATAGAGTTTCAAGATTTTCCACTGGTTGACTTCGCCTCTTAGTTTCTTTGGAGTCTGTTCTTCACTTCTTTGTCAATGGTTTTGTTTTAAGTTTCTTTAGTCCTTTTCCTTGTAAACTGTTCTGGTTCCGGCTATACTACTATCGtgataataaattattaatttacttGCTACCAAATAGGCAAGTAACTTTGATAGAAGACCTAACCTACACCTAGTTTCATAATAAAATAAGCACTTAAATCAATGCTGGTTTAATATTGCAACAGTAAAGTTTCTTAAAGCAACTACAACTAAAGTTGATAAAAGAATATCACGAAGAAAATGCTGCTTAAGTTAATGGCATTAAAAGACTAAAGGACGAGCTGTTAGCCAACCGACACAAAGCAGCCGGTGAAAGCAGAAAGAGACAAGTTGAAAGGGAGATAAATTACACACATCCGTGATCAAATAAACAAAACTGTGGCTTGAAAGCTTCGATTGGTTCTAGGGTGTGACTAGCGACAACACCCCTGCATGCATGCAAAATAAATTTGCAGAACCAAAAGGTTATGTGACGCAAAAACTTTGTCACCACCATCAATTAATTAATGGTGTCAAAGCAAACTATATTATAGCCTAGGTTGGAGAAGAGTTCGCATGCATAAGAAGAAGTGGAAAAAAGAGAGAGATAACCCGCGAAAAGATCATGGAAAACATTCCGAAGATAATGATAAGCTCTTCCGATGGTCCTCGGGCCATGCCAGTGATCGGAATGGGCACAGCAACACTGACCGCATGTAGTGATGAGGTTAAGGTGGCGGTTATTGAGGCCATCAAGATGGGTTATCGCCACTTTGACACAGCGGCACTCTACCAAACTGAGAACCCTGTTGGAGAAGCCATCAGAGACGCCCTCAGACTTGGTCTCATAAACTCCCGCTCTGAGCTTTTTATTACGACTAAGCTGTGGTGTAATTCCACCGAACGCCATCTTGTCATACCTGCAATGAAGGAGAGTCTCCGGTAAGACGTCCATCTCTTTTAATTTCATGTCATTTCTCTTCGAGGTTATCAACTTATCATCTCTCTTAGTAACTTGAAAAGAACTATTACGTCCGGTTCTGTGCACCTTCTTGTATCTGTTTCATTCTTTTTAGTTACTCTGAGCAAACTATCATATAGATTATCAATGAAACGTTTTCCATTTTTCTTATATTTTAACACTAAGTACTATATATACTACTGTAACAAATTAGTTTATTGCACTGATATAATTTAAGAGATGAAATACCTTTAGAACCAGAAACGAGAGTAGATATTGATAGTTTATTCATTAATATAGGAATTTGGGGCTCGAGTATGTAGATCTGTATTTGATACATTGGCCATTAAAGCTCAACCAAGAGCATTTCAAAGTCCCGGTTCCAAAAGATTGCATAGGCACAATTGATATCAAGGCCGTTTGGGAAGCAATGGAAGAGTGTCAAAATCTCGGACTTACCAAATCCATTGGCGTTAGCAATTTTTCTTCACGAAAGATTCAAGAAATTCTTTCCTTCTCTAAAATCCCTCCAGCGGTTAACCAGGTGATcatctataatttttttttcttgtaatcACATAATACAAAACCAACTTATAATATTTCTAACAATTAATCCTACGACTTTCCAAATTTCGGCTGAAGGTTGAGATGAATCCACTTTGGCAACAAAAACAACTCAATCAATTTTGCAAAGAGAACAACATCATTCTCACCGCTTACTCCCCTTTAGGAGCAATCGGCAATGCTTGGGGAGATAATCGGGTAATCGAGTGTGATGTTCTCCAAGATATTGCTATGTCCAAAGGAAAGACAACAGCTCAGGTACAATATAAATTTAGATTCTTCCATATACACTTTAAGAAAATTATATGGATTATATATATAAGGTTGTAGAAAAAAGTTCGACGTTAGCTAGTTGGTCGACTGATGTTAAAAGATTAATCGtttaggcggagattaatcggagaCCATAAATTGTTAATTCActgaatttaaaaaaattaaatgcgACTAATAGTATAAAAAAGTTTGTTAATATCACTAATattataacaaaataggttaatatgatcaatacaacactaatcattcaTCAAATAGTTTTTATTGAGATAAAACTTttttaaagtgttaaaatttaatttgatcatttttttACTGCTTTATTAATTGTGTAAGGAGGGATTAATCGTTAAACGTCATCTAATCGGTTGGGTAGCGGGATTAAACCGGACCTAaccgggatatatatatatatatatatatatatatatatatatatatatatatatatatatatatatatatatctcgaaACTAATTTTGTCAGCTTAAAAGCCTATTTATCAACTAATCGTAAGATGGTATATATGGTAGTCATTTTCTTTTATATCCTATAAGCTTAGTAATATTAATGCTATAATATTGATCATGACATGTAGATTTCTTTAAGATGGTTATATGAGCAAGGTGTCAGCTTTGTAGTAAAGAGTTTCAATACAAAAAGGATGAAGCAAAACCTTGACATATTCAATTGGTCACTGAGTGCCGATGAGCTTAACAAAATCAGCTATATTCCTCAGCGCAAGAATGTTTATTTAATTGGTATGATGATGAGTGAGCATAACGATGTAATGGCTGATATTGACGATGAGCTTTGATTTGAATAAGTAGTAAAATTAGAAATAACAGATGCAATAATTATGTTGAATGCATCAACAAATTTCATAAGAGATCATCAATTATTTTGGATGCTTTAATATGAACTTTATGATCGAAGTACTGATGAAAACATATGATGATGA includes:
- the LOC111905193 gene encoding D-galacturonate reductase; the encoded protein is MENIPKIMISSSDGPRAMPVIGMGTATLTACSDEVKVAVIEAIKMGYRHFDTAALYQTENPVGEAIRDALRLGLINSRSELFITTKLWCNSTERHLVIPAMKESLRNLGLEYVDLYLIHWPLKLNQEHFKVPVPKDCIGTIDIKAVWEAMEECQNLGLTKSIGVSNFSSRKIQEILSFSKIPPAVNQVEMNPLWQQKQLNQFCKENNIILTAYSPLGAIGNAWGDNRVIECDVLQDIAMSKGKTTAQISLRWLYEQGVSFVVKSFNTKRMKQNLDIFNWSLSADELNKISYIPQRKNVYLIGMMMSEHNDVMADIDDEL